tttcgacttatttgctctgcaaactctttgtaggctttggattttctagataccgttatttcaggatgaccagagcaacatttcagatgctgtgattggtccgctggttagtccagtaatGAACGAGTTTTTCAGTAACGTTAACTTTTTGATGAGCAActtttattcctaacaaattcaatgagtttattcggtaaatgtgtttccatcatagtttatgcgcatttcttcttatcaaataaaaaatgtatccacctcaaatGAGCATATACATTTTTTGCGTATTTTGGagatttattcgcatcttggtgtttccatccagcagtttttatgcgatatcccaaaatgcacattaaaaaacattgatggaaacataaaataacacttaatttcaacatttgttcaccccatccagtcccatgcaaagcatgctgggaaatggaaatgctctgcccagtttcatcaatgctacaaaaggTTTTCacgtagtcccaactcaaatggattaagtaaacttatattttacaaatttaattggatagaatGGAATGAAATCAAGAATTGtgcaaaattttgtttttgtaatttttatttttgactggtaatattgtttaaacAACAACATAagcaaataatatacagtatgaggTATTTTTGATATGAGCCTAGAGTCAGTTTAGTTGTTTACACTACATTTAAAACATTCAATAAGATTGCATAGCCCTATATGAGTCTTGTATCAGACTCTGCCTCttttggtcttggtcttgacttggatGAGCTTGTCACAACTACAGCTAAAGTCTCTTAAAGTAATGttcaccacagaccttattttactcataaatcgaaAACCGCCATTCTAAAAACTCAATGGCAAATTAGCCTTTCGTGTTGACCTACTAATTGATGTTTTGAAGGAACACGGGGTTCCcttggtcatggaaaacctggaattatcagggaattttaaaattgtgttttccagacctggaaaatgtatatgaatgaacaaaatcttaaaagttattggaatttctatagtgaatatacatttttctggtCATGctttctaaaatatttcattggcaaaatattgctcttgtgtagtgAACTTTTTTTAGTCACATTTTTtccaattaattaataaaaattatttacaaatcagtctgaatgattcattaccgtatcggtctgaatcaaaatgGTTTGTTTGTATGAAAAACTCACAAAATCACAAACATAAAtgaacttttttatatataaatattagcaAACACACATAACAGTAGCTTTAATGATAAagtgagtttttttctttttgttttttttttttaaacatgctgaTTATTATAAAATTGTAATGTAGTAATGGAATGTACTGTTCaacaataaatcaaaactatataaaaaaaaaaaatggacatcaATCTGTGTGATATAAAAAACATTCATCAGTTAGTTCTTCTGCAACTTCTGTTGTATCTTCACATTTATTGACAGTAAAGGTCATACTTCAGCCTGGCTCCTAGTTTTGTTCCAGCTAGTTTATTTTTGAACAGCTCATCCATTTGTTTACTCTGATCCTTGGTAAAATGATTCTTCCAGTCGCCCACCTCACCtgtttagaagaagaaaaatacatacaaaagaaaaatcacagatCAAATCTCTTTAATATCTGAATTGTTGCTCCTAGATTGCAATGGAGATTAAGTTGTTCTGTTGTTCCTGTGAAAAAGACCTCAGGTAATCTCATATGTGTCTCCTTTACATttttagaagagatctcaacaatgtctatatatatatatatatatatatatatatatatatatatatattatttttttttttttttttttttttttttcacattttagaataatgctgaagtcattaaaactatggaataacaaatggaactatgggaattatgttgtgactaaacaaaatccaaaataaatcaaaactgtgttatattttagcatcttcaaagtagtcaccctttacctagaatttgcagacatgtactcttgacattttctcaaccaacttcttgaggtatcaccctgggatgctttttaaacagtattgaaggagttcccatctatgttgggcacttattggctgcttttctttattatttggtccaagtcatcaatttcaaaaactttttttttaattaaatgttagatttataatgaaataaattaatgtggtggcacaattatatttttgtctacaaaacatttaagcatacgccttcagatcaaaagatttttaagatcatgagaaacatttcaggcaagtgtttcaaaacttttgaccggtagtgtatgtcaaCAATTTTTGACTATTTccgttgcttaaaggaatatgaAATGGCAACCTTCGAACAATGACATTTTAGTCTGGAAATTCCTAGAAGTTTCCAAAAGGCACCTGTCCTTCAACAGAACAATATTCTAGTGAAATATGGCAGCATGGTTGTTTGATTTTTAAATCTGTCAGTCTTTTTTCTGGAACATGAGTGGTTCTGTACCTTTACGGAAGAAGACTTGTCCAAAACCTCCATGAGACTTCTGCGAGTTCTCCAGCATGACACTGAATGTGCTCTCTCCAGCGATGCTTCTGATCTGTTCCTCTGACAATGGGAAGTTGAAGAACTCAGCAACTTTCTTCACACCTTCTGATAGGTTCTGCACAAATTGTCACCGCACCAGAAAATCCAAAGTCAAATGTTGCAACACTTTCAAAGTCGACCCATACCTTACGTCCACCCAGAATGTCCCGATTGCATGCACACCAGTATGCTGACAACTCCCAAAATCAACTAACATAAAAGACccaacaaagcaagaaaaccgtgtttacatgtGTTTTGAAGTAATTGAGTTATTCTGTGCTTTTAACATCAAACCTTGAAGAGACATGCGCACAACACTAGCGAACGACGGTAAAGGTATTTACGCGCAATGCGAAATCGGGGTAATGACAAAAATCTATCCGTGTGGATCGGCTCATTTTTAAGCCATTTATGACTTCacaccgataaaggaaaaccatttaatgtgtttacatgaccacacatgttgcTGGCTTATTAAGCTTTATgagtgtaagaacatgcatgtaaacacgctcactaAGTGTGTTTACCTATACACCAAtttgctgataactaccaaaaatcatctTATTAAAAGAACCGACAAAGAAAGATAACCGCAGTTACAAGATTTTTGTAATAATCCTTTTATTCTcggcttttgatgtcaaaacatttacacgcatgcacacaacatcagtgaatgtgtttacatgcatcatAAAAATTGGGAAAATGGGCAAAATCTATTTCAACCATCAGTTTATTCtaaaactgtttatgaccttaccccgataaaagaaaaccatttaaggGGTTCACAGGACCTCATGTGTTAGGCGTAATCAGTGTTAGATTGTGCATGTACTTTTAATGCACTCAATATTGGGGAACTGCCGTGATTTGATGTGTTTGATCAATGACCAAAGGGGGGAATATTCgggaaaaacaatgtttattcaaTTTTATGGCGCTAGTGGCACTAATTATACACTTCAGCTGTAAGTTATTAACATACATTTTCCTTTGAGCAAATGTATAGGTGTCCTAGTAGCATCTTATTTTCTCAAGCGCCTCTAGAGcccttttaaaactttttcatTGTATGAACCAATATTATACAGTTGTACATTCTGTCAGAAGCAAAAATCGAAAAAGGTAACAGTAGCAGTATCAATTTTGGGAAGTTCTTTGTACCACAAGTGGTGTTTAGAGGGCAAATGTCAAAGTGAGAATGAGACATTGAAATTCCGAATCGCAAGCATTGTACAAATGGACAGTCTCACCTGTTTCAGGTCCTCGTATGTCACAATCATCACGTTAGGGTCATCTAGTCGTTTCTCCCAAGCAAGAGCGTGATCAAAATAAGACCCCCAGGGAACTGAAGAGAAGACACAAATAACTCTGCTCAGCTATCTGGTGTTCTTTCTTTATCGTTAAAGGTCCTTTACTGTTCAATCTCTTACTTACCTTCACCAGCCATGAACTCAGAGAAGAACTTGTCCCATGGCTCAGCACTGGGCAGAACTGGGTTTTTGTTCATGAAATGGAAGTATGAGACAAGGGTGTCTTTTGGGTTTCTAAATACCACTAGAATCTGTAAACAGAAGATGCAAAACTAAATACTCCATCTTGACATGGTTACCAAGAGCCTGAATTATTCTTTATCTTTAGCCCCAATAAGTTGTGTCTGTGTTTTTAGATACTCTTAGATTAATTACTTCTGTGAAAATTATCATATTTGGCCCTGTGAGGTATCATTAGCCAAGCTTTGTGTAGGCACCTATTGAATCTTGGGTTTCTTCttattctggctgggagtctatggcagcctatAGAACCATAtggtaaaaagttgtgaaatttggcaaaCTGATTGGGGAGGGTCTGAACATTCATACAGGCAATTTTGGGGTTGGTCTTTCAAAATCTCTAGCACCACCTACAGCTCAAATTTGAATTTACATGCCTGCTTTTAACTATTTTGAAAGAGTTTGCATACTTTTTTCTCGCTACTCCTCCTACAAAGTTTGTCGAATTCCAATCAAAATTTGGCTCATATCATTTTCAATCAAATACTTTTAAAagcaaacaattacatttttggtgaatttaaaaaataaattccaaAAAAACTTTTTAGCAAAGTTGCTGCTGAAGACACCAAAGACGCCCTCTTGGCTTTCTTGGCTTTTGCATATTGACATGAAATTCTTTTCCCCCACAGTACCCTTAGAATCTCTTAAATATGGTTGCATACAATGCCATCAACTGGTTAAGTTTTTTTCACTTTCTGCACTTTTCCAATCAAAACTATAGTACTGGGTAAATGTTACATCACCTAATGAATATGTAGGCCAAAAGGTGTAATGCATTGCACTGGTATACATTGGTATTATAATTGCTCTGGTATTGAGTGTTAGGTGACCTCTGTTGTGCATTACAATGTGCATGCAATGTTACTGACCTTTGGTTTCTTTGTAAAAAAAGAGGCAGGCATGTTGTCAGGATGCAAATGAGTTCCCAGAAGTCTTTGTGAAGGCGCTTCGGCCAGTTTCTGCAAGACAAACAGT
This DNA window, taken from Myxocyprinus asiaticus isolate MX2 ecotype Aquarium Trade chromosome 37, UBuf_Myxa_2, whole genome shotgun sequence, encodes the following:
- the LOC127427911 gene encoding sulfotransferase 6B1-like is translated as MTQTAPMSAMKSRMEEASKMKDEDKLYKRDGVLYSTILSPPETLDKLKDLQVREDDLLLVAYPKCGFNWMVAVLRKIMNASTGKNEAPPERSPLVEFLPPDAQQKLAEAPSQRLLGTHLHPDNMPASFFTKKPKILVVFRNPKDTLVSYFHFMNKNPVLPSAEPWDKFFSEFMAGEVPWGSYFDHALAWEKRLDDPNVMIVTYEDLKQNLSEGVKKVAEFFNFPLSEEQIRSIAGESTFSVMLENSQKSHGGFGQVFFRKGEVGDWKNHFTKDQSKQMDELFKNKLAGTKLGARLKYDLYCQ